Part of the Gavia stellata isolate bGavSte3 chromosome 28, bGavSte3.hap2, whole genome shotgun sequence genome, CTGCAGATCGCCCCGTCTGCCCGCAGGCAGCTGCCGAGGCGTCTGGCAAAGCCCATCGGCCATGTGCccatggggctgccctggctctGGTGCTCCCCAAGCTGGGGCTGCCGGTCACCCCGTCCCGGCCAGCACACGGATCGGGCCCCACGGGCCGGGCCTCCACGGACATGCCGGTGCGTCCCCAGCCCAGAGCCAGGAGCTCCCCCGGCACAGACCCTCTGAGCGGGGCAAACCGTGGGGTGCCGGGAGCGGAGGGCACCCGGCGAGTCCCCATGTCGCTGCCCCACGACCCCGCACCGGCTCAGCCCCACCAGGCGTTTGCTTCCCAAAACACCCCAATGCTGGACCTGCCCCCCAACGCTGGACCTGCCCCCCAACCCGGGGCTGCAGGGGGGCAGCAGGGTGAAACCCCGCCGGTGGCTTTGGGGGCTGCTGATGCCCACCTTGGGGCCACCAGCCCTGtcccctgctgtccccatcccctgccagccccggccccggccgagGCCTCGGGACAGGCAgggctcccgctcccgctcccgctcccgctcccgctccctcCCCGGCCGCTCTCCCGGGCTGGGCAGGGTGCGGCACGTCGAGAATGTGGATGGGAGCGACGGGGacgcacccacccacccacccacccgctcCGTGGGGCACCGCGCCTGTCCCAGCACCCCGCggctccctgccctgagccccGAAACCTCCCCCGGGAAGTCGgggtccccccggccccgcttccCCGGCCGTTACGGGACCCCTGGAAGCggctgcagccccgggggggctTGTCCCGctcggggggggccggggcgcagCGGGCAGCGCAGCCCCGTCCGGCCCAGCGCCTCCCAGTCCAGCCCAGTCCAGCCCAGTCCGGCCCCTGCGGGGCGATcgcggcgcggggccgccggggccgcgctgcccgcggcGGGGAGAACCGGGAGGGACCGGGGGGGGGACCGGCGAGGGACGGGGGTCCCGTCACTTTCAACCGAGCACCCCCCCGGGCACGCCGCACCCCGCAGCCCGCTGTCCCCCCCCGCTGCTTCCCGGTCCGCTCCCGGTCCCCGTGCAAAACTTTGCGCAAagtcccgccgccgccgccgagggGACGCTCCCGCGGCCCGGTGTCCTCCCGGTCCCCGGCGTCCCCCCGGTCCCCGGCGTCCCCCCGGTCCCCGGTGCCCCCCCGCCGGCGTCCCGCGGTCCCGCTCCGGTCGGACCCACCttcggcggcggcggcggggcagagGGCGGCGAGCAGCAGCCCGGCGCAGAGGCAGCCTCCGGCGGGGATCATGGTGCTCAGCGCGGGCCGCGGCCCATGGCCCCGCCGGCCGCTCCGGGAAAGTTTGCGGTGCGgagccgccgcctcccgccgctcCCGGGCTCCGCCtcgcggggccgcgccgcgctcccggccccggGCGAGGGCGCgcccccgcctccccgcgcgcgctcccgccgccccggaccccccccccccggaggagcggggaccccccccccccgccccggagctgggggctgccccgccGGCGGCGCACCCCGCTCGGTGCGGGCCCCCCCGGTGCCCGCCTGTCCCGGGGTCCTgccgctgccccgggggggggggggggggctgcaccgGCTGCGAGAAGGGGGTGCGGAGGCTTCGCCGTGGGGTGTCCCCGATGGGGGGGACGAGCCCCGTCCCCTCACCCGCCCCGCTGGGGCTGTGAGTGTCACCGCTGCGGGGGAAGGGGACGGTAATGCCGCTCCCGGGTCTGGGGACGTGAGGACAGTCCCGGGGGGGGGTAGTCCCGGCACCGAGAGGCAGTCCTGGGGGACGGGGACAGTCCTGGGGGACGGGGACAGTCCTGGCCGCATTCAATGGCCCCCCAGCGAGGTGGCCCAGAGCTGCCGTTTGTCCCCCACCCTGGGTACAAGCCACTGCTGCACCTTCCCCTGCCGCtcggggggcacggggggggcaccgggacgCGGGGTCCCCCGGGAGCATGGCAGCCCCGACGGGGACCCCCCCGCCGGGCAGAGCGGGGCCGTGCTGGGGGGCCGGGTCTCCCCGCCGTggcccccccgcagcccccaaGGGAGAAGCCGGCACCGGGCTGGGCCGGAGAAGGGGCCCCCAGacccgggggggggccgggcccccccggtGTGCTCTGGGGTGACGGCTCCGCgggggcaggagcggggagcCAGCCCGTCACCGCCACCCCAGGGGAGGGcacagcggggccgggggcagcacgtcgtgtccccccccgtcccccgccATTGGCATCccgcggggggggcggccgccgcgggggTCCTCGCCCCACGGCCCCCGCCTGGGGTCCCGCATGGCCGGGGCCTGCAGGGCCCACCCCGCGGGGGAGGCAGCCcaggccccgctgcccccgggccTGGCCTGGCCGCCGGCCCCACACGCCGCCGGGGTCCCCGCACCCCCCcgcgcccgcagcccccccccccccccccccgggacacGCCGTTCCCCGGGTGGGGGGATATATCCCATGAGCCTCTgcgggggtgcccggggggatATATCCCATGAGCCTCTgcgggggtgcccggggggatATATCCCATGAGCCTCCCGCCCTGGGGACTGTATCCCATCATCCCCGCGGCCGGCGGAGGCGCTATATCCCATGgtgccccgcgccgcccccgtTTCCGGGGTGGGTCGGAAGCGctggggccgggccgggcggcgatggcggccggcggcgcggcgcgggccgcgctgctgctgctgctgggggcagcggcggcgccgggcccggcccggggctcGCAGGGGGACCGGGAGCCGCTGTACCGCGAGTGCCTGGGCCGCTGCGAGCGGCAGAACTGCTCGGGGGCGGCGCTGCGGCACTTCCGCGCCCGCCAGCCGCTCTACATGGGCCTGACAGGTACCGCCCCCCTCCCGCGCCCATTGGCTGCCGGGCCGGGGACGCGCCCCCTCGGCCGGCAGGCCCCGCCCCTTGATGAGACCGCGCCCACTCGTAGGCCCCGCCCCTCGCAGAGGCCCCGCCTCCGCACCGGGTTGCTGGGCGGGCGGGGCTGGGGCCTGGGGCCGtactggggggcactgggatgGACTGGGGAGCACTGGGCTGTCCTGAGGCCTGTCTGGGGTTGCTGGGCCGTACTAGGGCCGGGCAGGGAGGCGCTGGGTCcggctgcagccaggctggggggtGCTGGCCTgtactgggaggcactgggccACGCTAGTTCTGTACTGGGGGGTCACTGGGCCGTGCTGGGGCTGTGTTGGGGGACGCTCGCGCTATATCGGTGGGCACTGGGCCATACTGGTGGCTATTGGGCCCTTCCGAGGTCATGCTGGGAGGCGCTGGGCTGTGTCGCGGGGtactgggctgtgctgggccaTTCTGGGGGGGTCACTGGGCCATTCTGGGGGGACACTGAGCCACACTGGGGGCCACTGGACTCTGCTGGGGGAGGTACTGGCCTCTGTTGGGCCATTTTGGGGGGTCATGGTGCTGGGAGCCACGTGGGGAAGGCCCGGGTGCCCTGCGCAGCGGGGGACCCCCAGTCGCGCAGGGTGaacccccccggctccccctcaCCCGAGCTGCGTCCTGATACTCCCAGCGCCTGTCGTGGTCTGACCACGCGGCCTGATGGTCCagactgggagggactggggggcactgggtggccagggcaggagctgcGCCGGCCGCCCCCTCCCACCTCTTCGTCTCCCCGGCTGCAGGCTGGACCTGCCGCGACGACTGCAAGTACGAGTGCATGTGGCTGACGGTGCGGCTCTACGTCCAGGGCGGCCACAGGGTGCCCCAGTTCCACGGCAAGGTGAgcgggggggtcggggggggtgccggggggtcCCCCTTTGCCCGCTGACGCCGTCGTTCTCTGTTGCAGTGGCCCTTCTCGCGGTTCCTGTTCTTCCAGGAGCCGGCCTCCGCCTTCGCCTCCTTCCTCAACGGCCTGGCCAGCTTCGTCATGCTGCTGCGCTACAAAGCCACCGTCCCCCCGACCTCCCCCATGTACCCCACCTGCGTCGCCTTCGCCTGGGTGAGCCGTGAccccccccttcctctccccggGTGGCCGTGCTGCACCCCACATCCTCGCTGCTCTCTCTGGGGGTCTTCTTGCAGCCCCTGTGGTCTCCCCTCATTGCAGGGCCCCCCCAGGATGACGGGGGGGGCGGTTTGGGGGGCACAGCCTGCGCTGGCAGAGCGGCACCGGGCCGGCAGCGCTTCCTGGGCGTCCTCTGCCAGAGCGCCGAGTCTCGAGGGTTTTTCGATAACCAGCTGATCAGCAAACCCCGCACAGCTCCGGTGgccgccccggccgccggcGCTTCCACATCTAATTTTCGGGACACTCGTCTTCCCTAATGAGCCTGACGAGCTGCCGAGGGGGAACGTGACCCCGGCGGGGAGCTGGCACTTAGCTGCTACTCGGCCTCTTCGCCCCCCCACTCCGGGTTTCCGCCCCTCACGCGCCTCTCCCGCAGGTCTCCTTAAACGCCTGGTTCTGGTCCACCGTTTTCCACACAAGGGACACGGCTGTGACGGAGGTGAGTGGCACCCCCAGAGCCGGCGTGACCGTGGGTTCATCACCCTCTGTCCCCAAACCCGTGCTGGGGTCCTGTCGTTCAGCGCTGCTGGCAGGGGGGGACACACTGTGtgctggagcccctggcactcCTGGAGCTGCCGGCACGGCTCACCCAGCCCCGATCCCGCAGAAACTGGACTATTTCTGCGCTTCGGCCGTCGTCCTGCACTCCGTGTACCTGTGCTGCGTCAGGTGAGCCCTGCCAGCGCCCAGGGGCACCGAGCCGTGGGGCCGGGCGCTGGGGACGCCAGCAACGGCCGGTCCCCAAGGATGCGAGCgaccccttcctcctcctcctctcccccccagGACGCTGGGGCTGCAGCGGCCAGCCTTAATCAGCATCTTCAgggccttcctcctcctcttcctcgcctGCCACATCTCCTACCTGACCCTCGTCCGCTTCGACTACGGCTACAACATGGCTGCGAACGCGGCCGTCGGTGAGGCTGGGACCGGGGGGGCTGGAGCCGGCTGGGGGGCCCGTGCCGGCGGGCGGGTGCTCCCctctccctgtgcccccccctccccagggctcctCAACCTGGCGTGGTGGCTGCGGTGGTGCCTGCGGAACCGCCCGCGCCTGCCCCACGTCTGGAAGTGCGCGgccgtggtgctgctgctgca contains:
- the PGAP3 gene encoding post-GPI attachment to proteins factor 3 codes for the protein GAARAALLLLLGAAAAPGPARGSQGDREPLYRECLGRCERQNCSGAALRHFRARQPLYMGLTGWTCRDDCKYECMWLTVRLYVQGGHRVPQFHGKWPFSRFLFFQEPASAFASFLNGLASFVMLLRYKATVPPTSPMYPTCVAFAWVSLNAWFWSTVFHTRDTAVTEKLDYFCASAVVLHSVYLCCVRTLGLQRPALISIFRAFLLLFLACHISYLTLVRFDYGYNMAANAAVGLLNLAWWLRWCLRNRPRLPHVWKCAAVVLLLQALALLELLDFPPLFWVLDAHALWHIGTIPLNVLFYSFLVDDSLYLLKANSDLFKAD